The DNA window CAGTTCTGTTCTGCTCCACGTGTTATCATCAATCTCTAAAGCACATTGGACACTGGAAATGCCACTGTTGGGAGGCTGGCTACACCGTGTACCGTGACTCACTGTGTCATGATGTCCTTAACCAGACCTCTGATCCGACAAACACAATGCAATGTGAGCTTATTATTAGCAGCTGCGCGCTGGTCTCCgagagaagaaggggaagggaaaaaaaaaaggccacttGTGTCATTAATGGGGACAGAGTAGAGAGCTCACAGCCACCTGTGAGCAGGCAATGAAGAGCAGCTGTTCCTCAGCATACAGGAGTGCTTGTTcctgccagagagagagaaggctcACTGGCTGGCACGTGTCCCGAGGGGAGctctatgtgtgtttgtgtgggtggagAACTTTACTAAAGGGaagagaagaacaaaagaaaagggcTTGCaaaattcattattacacaggataagacgCCGTGCCAAAATcacaggcaaaacacattaagaagcaggctagcagtcagctaccggTTAGCAACTAACCAGAAGAAACCAGCTAACTAACCTTGGGCACCTCCCttccttcaccgatgtttcgttaagtcaGGCCCACGGCACATCAACAAGGTTTAAtagtgagttccagcgtcctggagtcaccctgCTCCATGCTGCCACCGCACAACCCACGTTTTCCCAGCGTTGCCTGGCTTTCAACCGCTGAGAAATTCACAGAGAAATTAACTTAGCCCCTTTTATTGATATTCAATAAATTATGTCGGTCGGGTGTCCAAGCGACCTCTCTCCTcgggaggggaagggaaggggtgggatgaggacACAGGGGTAGGGGGTGGGGGAAACGAACACATTTGgtgtaatttatatatttaaaattaacttttttatCCAAAGTGTCACACCTGTTAATTTAAGACATTatcctgaaaataaataaataaaaaatttacaGCAAAGCGTAGCCgtgtatttttcatttagaGCTGTGACTCAGTTTATCCGATTAATTGATTGTTCtgtaacatgtaaatatgttcactataataataataataataataaaagtcttgACAGATATTTTGGTCTTAGATATGCATTATTATGGCCTTAGTAAATATGAGATTGTgatgcttaaaaaaaagaaatagatatTAGGGCTgtcaatagattaaaatatttaatcgaGATTAATCTCAATATCCataatctgattttttttttttgggtaagTAGTTTTAAACGTACCTCAAGggaatatttaattatttaattattctttgATTTCTGGAGTGAGGCAATATACTTGGCATTaagcaaatgtgtgtttttactgttgcaacaaaccaaaacaatgacagaTACTATCCAGATTATTGTTGTGGGGGCGACTTTGTTGAAATTTATGCAGCTGCTTGATCGAGAGGTAACTTGGATGGCCAACTGTTCTTTTAGGAAACCATCTGGTGGGACACTCAGCAGAAATTGTCATTAAAAAGATTTGTTACTTCACTAGTTTCTGTATGTTTGATTATGTTTTGTTCATTCGAAAGAATTGTGATATTAAAAGAAATGTAACGTGTTAATATGGACAGCTTTGGCAGATATAGACATTCTTGTCTTTATGTCTAGTTTTTAACTGCAGCAGTTTGTCTGAAGCTCAGGGACTGATTAAAAACATTACACACGAACATTTGAACAAAATCTTCTCTATTGCATTCTGTCACagtcacacatttttaaaagacaatTTCTTTAGGTCCCCTGTATACCCTTTTCAGATCAACATAAAATGTTCAATGATACTTCAGCACCAATACGGACAAAACTACTTGAGAATGATCACGACTTTCTAAAGCCCTAAGGAGCGCTTGTCAGACAAATGTGATGCCTTCTAAATCCTAAAATCTCCGTTAATAACTGGAAACCAGAATTACAAGGTTCTTAAGAGgtggaaaatataaaactggaaactTCAAAAACAATAGGAATTCCAAATATTGTTACAAGGACACAGTGTCTTGACACAATGAATCTCCTCAGTCTAGGCTAAACATTGGACCAGCTCAGGTTTTCCCAGGCTAAAGCTTTACTTCATTACTTTAAACGATCACCTTTGGAATCTATTACATACAGAAAAGTCTACCCCAGTGGAGGAATACACCTTcaagaaataaatgcaaaaagtcacactaaaacaaaaaaaatataagcaGCAAGTAATACATGATGCTGTCAAGCAGGTCATAAACACAACAGAGAGGCTGATacattaaatgtgaaaaacGAACTAACATGATCAAGCGCTGTGACAAATGTGATTGAGGTGAAGTCAAAATGGAGTGATGAGCTGGTCTGAGGCAGTGAAATCTGAGTTAATCATTGTGCAACAGTTTGTATGGCTTGGTGagcttcctctgctgcagccttGTCTGAGGTATCCCTATCTGTTGCAGCGTCCCCTGACGACGTGTCCGCCTCATCTTGTTCAGTCGTGTCTTTGCTCACATCTCCCAGGGTATCTTGGGCTTTCTCGTCCAGGATATTCACGTGTAAGGCTTCCACATCTGTCAAAACCATGTCTGTGGCTACTGTATCTGCTGCAACCTTGTCCTGAGAGACTGTTTCTGATGAAACTCTGTCCACAGCTGCTGTGTCCACAGCAGGCTTATTTGTGGCTGCGCTGTTTGAGGCAGTCTTGTCTGAGGCCCCCTGACCGGTCTTCTCCACGTAGAAGAGGATGTAGGCCTTGGCCTTCCTGACTGTGTCCTCATTGGTTAGAGTCACTGTGCTGTCGTTGAAGTGGTACCAGCGGCCCTCGTGGCTGCCATATGCTGTATAATGCCCTGATCCAACCCTGCAAATGCAGACACATATATCACATCCTGCAGCCTGGCTCCTAAGAAGCCTTCCTTTATTGCTGCTAAAGCAAGAGGGATTCACTCAAGTTGACAGCAGCAGTGCAACATTGCCACTTAGAGGCCAACTGTCACAGCAGCCCTTTGATTAAATTGCACATTCAGAGCCTCAGCTTAATCCCATTTAGCATTTAGTGGCTACATGAATTTTTAAACTGCAGTGGTCGACAAGGTTTTAGACTAAATTGGATCTAAATTGTTTATgccctgactgactgactgacagctgctgCTAAGGAGAGCTGGCTGGCTGATGACATACATATGTCTTAATTTTGGTACCATCAGAAAACTGCTGACTTCAAAAGATATTTCAAGATACTGCCACATGAAGTACTTAAATCAGAAGATCGTAATGAAAGAGAGTAAACTTAAACCTAGAATCTATTAACATTGGTGACATATTTTCCATTCATAATGCATAAACTAAGAAACTTAGGTTAGTATTCTTGAATCTATGTAAgcactgaaataaaaccacagattCAAGCCTGAAAGATACAAAACATCTACTCACCCAGATCCATGATGCACCACGACAGCAGCAAGGTCATACAGGCAAGTCCCTGGTAATGAGTTCTCTGGCTGCAAACAAGAAAGAGCCAGATGAGAGGAAAATCTGCACTTTCAGTTCTACCCACACCATTAAACCCCAAGATTTACAGACAAGAAAGCAAGTCTTACCAAAGACTATacaattaacacaaaaataCCTGGAGAATATACACAGATACCTatatagtttgtttttgttgggaaaaaaataaaatgtacatttaaaaaagagaatttttaaattcaaatttaaaaatttaaattaatttaaagaataACAGCATCCGAAAGATAATTTGAGATAATAAACGATCATTTTCTATTTCCTCCAATGTTCAGGATTGTGACAGACAAGAGATCTACGGTAGAATAGCGCCCCCTGGAGCTTGTAGGGGGTCCGATTCATCATAAACCCTTGAAACAGAATGATGTAAGCTTTTACATAAAGATCCAGAGTTCAACATCGAGGAAACAAGTCGACATCGCCTAGTAGAGATCCATCAATAAGCCACAATTGCAGATTCAAcattcatttattgtcattttgtgtgtacATAACGAAATTTTAGGATCAATTTCATAATCATTTCCCTTAGTTCAGGACGTGGCCAACAATGATCCATCAAACTGCCCagcagaaaaacatgtttttcccCAGTGTGTGGCTCTGAGtctatcagcagcagcaggatgtcCAGATGTCCAAAATTCTGTTTGAGCAAATCACCAGTTTGGCAAAGGAGCTATTGTAATTTTGGAATATAAACACAAGTCCTATAATATCATTATTTCAAACAGACTATTCTTCACGCTGTCTGCGGCTGCTCTGTTTGTGCTCGACTTACAATGCCGTCATCACAGTTCACGGTCCTAGTTCACATGCGATATTCAGTCAGCTGTGTGTCATCGCTTCAAATCCATCCATGTTGTGCCTAGTGTCTTCAATGCTTTTTTACGGTTACCAAGCCATAACCCTTCATTACAAAAGGTTTGAATCTGGCACAAGTGCACATGGCTCTCGTGGCACATTATTTTGTAACTTTTCCAAAATGAGAGCATCCTGACCCTAAATCTTCTCAGCTTTCCTCATTAAACTGCAGTATTCCTGTTCTCATTAATGTAGTATTTGCCCATTCAACCTGCTTGTGTAAGAGTCAGTGAATTACTACATATCATAAGCTCAAAACCTATATTGTGAGATTTCttgatgtgcattttttttaagctcacCTCAAGTAAGTAGCCCCTCATGTCCAAGCCTCTCAGTGGGAATTCCACATAAGTATCCACCTTGTTTCTCAAAAAGGCGGTCCAGTGGAACCGCTTAAGGTGCAGACACAAAACCTGCAATGGGAAATAAAACCTCCATTTATACCAAAGTCGCAGTGTTTTCcacagctctttgtttcttaGAGAATATTAAATCAAAGAAGGAAAACGTGTAACATAATTGAGAATTGCTTTCATACTTTTGGCAGCTTCTGGATCCAGAACTTCTTAGTTGATTTCTGTCGCTTTTTACACTTGTGGCAATAGTACAGCTCTGTTTCGTCAAGTTCTTCCAGGTCAGTGAAGCTTCGCAAGCAGTCTAAAAGTAAgtcacacaaatggaaaatgtgctCATGAGTTTGAGcatcacacacttcaaactaaaacaagaaaTACCTAGAAAACCTTAATTTAGTGGAAGCATTACCGCGTAAGGTGCATGTTGGCCCCGGCTCCTGGTCCTTACTTCTCTTTTGTCTGAACTGACTGGGAATGTCCAATGACAGGTCtaagacaaaaaaagataaCTTAATAAGGAACCACAATCAAAACACTTTCCTTGTCTTGTATACTGAAAACCCACATTATATGTGTGCTATCTTGTATAAACATTCCCGCATTAACTTAAATACTAAAAGGAAAGTTTACAATAGAAAGATTTTGATTAGTTCACAAAATTACTGAAAAGAATCAAAAATGAGACAAGTTGTAGAAATGCTCAGCATTCGTTGTTCTCTTACCAAGAAACGGATCAAACTTCCGAGATTCTGTCCCACATATCAGGCAGTTCACTTCATTCTGAAGTATACCACCAAAAATAGATGTGACAACACTGGCAGTCCCATTACTGGAAAAGACCAAAAGGCACAAATCAGTTTTAATCAGTTAAATTTCATATATTAATATGTATTCTTCTTGGGGACCAGCATAGCGGCCGTGCTATTTGAAAAGAATGTCAAGTATaagaatgtgacaaaaaaaaatatgatggtGAAATAACATAGAAAAACCAGCTGGTcaaacaagaaagagaaaacagagacttTCATAAACTACATCGTGGATACAGACAGAATGACTGCTATAGGATTGTTGATTTAAAAGTGAACCAGGTGAAATATAACCACAGTTCATATCACTGCGAGCTTAGATGAACTCACATGCAGCATTTGCCCTCCGTGGACAGTCTGACTCCATCCTGAGGTGAGGCTGGATGAGAAGCCCCGTTGCGACTGTACTGCAGCTCCCTGTGGAGGTGGTCTAACAGGTAACGCATGAATTCATGGGCGTCCTGCTGCTGATAGCCCCTGTGTACAAAAACATGGCTTTAAATTACATCACTGTAATCACTCATAACATGTTCTTCGAGTCTTTGATGTTTAATAAACCTTGTctacagaacagaaaacagtttcCTGCTCAGCATTAGCAGCTTGAGTCTGGTAAACTGTGCTGATGTACCTGAAGCTTGGCATGATCTTCCAGATGGCATAAAATAAGGAGTCTGGACTGAAGGCGGTTTGGCTCCCTTGCCACAGGGAGCAAAGCGTTTTCCTGAACTCCTCCACCAAAGATCTGTTCAACATAAGGAAACCCTGTTACAAGTCTGCATAGTAAAGACAGTTAATATCAAACTCTAATGCATTCAGAAAAAGCAGATTTGTGTCAGACTGCAGTGTAGCAGTATTATTATCCTGCTGCAGATTTAACTGTAAAGATaattgctgctgctgtcaagAGCGCCGTATCACCTCTCAGTACGTCCTCTTATATGAGGTAATCTTGCCAATCTTATACTTGCTGCAATTACTGTCAGAATCATGCCCACaaatcctccctcctccataaGAGGACCTTACACACTGCTGTCCCCTTGGCTGCGGGTGTGGTACATCCTTCTTCCTGCCGTCTTACCACTGCGGAGAGCTACTGCAGGCAGCTCCTTGAAATAGCAGCTGAACTGCTCGATGTTGCTgtcaaagaaacacattttgtaaTAGCATGTCTGAATTGTAAAAAATGCCCAAAATCACCATTATGGAAATGTATATCAGCCTTAATTGTCTTGAATTATCTCACactgtaaactttttttttatggtttctATACTAGGAGACAGCCAAAAGTTGTATACAGGAAATTGGTAATACAGATGAATTTAGCCAATTTCTCACACGAAATAAGAATTCTTTGTAAAtaacattatttcatttgttaagttgtttttagtgtttggAAATACAAACTTTTGAGCCAAAAGCAGGGgtgcaaaacacaaacttaaaaacaaatattgcacTCGACATAATGTTTCAAGCTGCCTTTGAGTGTAATTACCCTAAACTGATTTTACTCATTGACTTCAAGGGGTCAGGCACCATTTCCAGGTAAAGAAAACTTAATGACTAAAGATCCACCAAAGAATTCATCCGAAGACTCTGcccattttgttaaaaaatttATCATGAAATTTGTGAAAACAATGGACCctgcaaaatgaatgaaatatgcattaaaaaaatactacgGTATTCTTTGGTCATAactgtaaatgtgaaatgacaccAGCTTAATGAGGGAAATGGTGAATTGGCCGGGAAATCAGTCTGTTCATTGAGTCTTGTTTCCAAGCAGCCTGTGTAATCCCCCTGACTGTGCCCCAGACTGTATTAATAAAGGATGACTGGTCGTGGGGCCCCGGGTCTACATGGGGCAGAGCTACTGAAATCTGCTGCATATCCAGTTTATCACCCACATACCTCCTCCTCAGCGCAGAGCCTTACCTGAGGGACTGCAGAATGGCATTCATGAAGCACGTGTTGCCCAAGTTCCGCAGGCCTGTGGCGCCCAATGCTGCCCCGTCCTGACAGAGACAAGTGGTTACGTAAAGAcgcgcgtttgtgtgtttattttaacgtCTTATAGAAAACGTGCATCCAAACAGCACGTTTTAAACGCTTAAAAGTTATTGTGACGGTCGTTTGGTGTGCAGCTCTGTAAAAGGCAGGCTGTGACTCATTTAATTGGAGCTGTGTGCTACAGCGTGAATACAGACttgtaaaaaaaggaaatttgacCACGTTTTAATGAGCAATACAGGCTTTTGTGCCAGGTCACAATTTTGGAGCAGCTGTAACTTTGCTTCTCCTTCCATAAGGAAACAATGTTACTTTTAAGGCAGTACTTACATTGTCTTTTAACAGCTTGCTGTCTGGAGCTGGGTTGTCCTGaagttttcttttcctctgtctctcacccATCAATGCTGAACTGTAAGATGACATATTTTACTTGGGCACTGATCCTTcattgtgaaacattttcaaatttttgTTGAGGCATATTTTTTGGCATAGTCCTCACTTGGCTTTTTATGTTGTGCTAAACTCTTGCAAAAGCAGAAATTCTGGATCTATTTAGTATCgatattatttattaagtgtGATGTGTGAAGAAACAAATACCAAGATTTCACAGCTGAAATTTGTACTTACTTTTCCAAACTCTGAAGATGTTCCCTCACCTTTTGCACCTGTCCAAGTCTGGTGTCATTGACAACAAAGTCATCACATCTGTAACTACAAAGTCCACATTAGTCCAATCATATACAtacaagggaaaaaaacaacaaaatcaaataacaaGACGTTTCTGATGGACTGTGGACAAAGATAAATTTGTCACGATGGATACTCACCAAAACAGACTGTAGTTGCTGCAGTCCATGCAGACAGAATGatgagttttctctttttcctgtttctcacCCTTCCTTTGATTATTGCCAAGGACCTGGCTATCTTCAAAGTGCTTCTTTGCATGACCATTGACATATCTGCACATAAACAGATAGGTGTTGGTGGAGGGAGTTGGACGGGTCGGGTATGATaacaatacttaaaaaaatgaccaatccagttgtagaaaaaaataatatctaatAAAAATCCTaatgtctgttgtgtgtctgttgtgttcattttcttctattctattttttattttatttccagacATATACTCACCTGCCTGAACATTAGATACACTGGTTACTATTCTAATATTCAATTTATGTTGAAATAGCATCAGAAAGATGGTTATTCGTGTGTAAGATCATTCTGAAGGATGTACTTTGTGGTGGTGTTAAACTGAAAACTTAACTTTCATGAAGATAAGACTGTTGCATTCGTTCTCACTGGAGTTCTTCATAAACTGGTGACAGTATGTGTGACGCAGGTTTAATGCATCACACTTTTG is part of the Mugil cephalus isolate CIBA_MC_2020 chromosome 10, CIBA_Mcephalus_1.1, whole genome shotgun sequence genome and encodes:
- the usp3 gene encoding ubiquitin carboxyl-terminal hydrolase 3, with translation MECPHLNSNVSCTIDYSSRFPNGTPSSWCCNVCRSNKSPWICLTCLMVHCGRYVNGHAKKHFEDSQVLGNNQRKGEKQEKEKTHHSVCMDCSNYSLFCYRCDDFVVNDTRLGQVQKVREHLQSLENSALMGERQRKRKLQDNPAPDSKLLKDNDGAALGATGLRNLGNTCFMNAILQSLSNIEQFSCYFKELPAVALRSGKTAGRRMYHTRSQGDSSVSLVEEFRKTLCSLWQGSQTAFSPDSLFYAIWKIMPSFRGYQQQDAHEFMRYLLDHLHRELQYSRNGASHPASPQDGVRLSTEGKCCINGTASVVTSIFGGILQNEVNCLICGTESRKFDPFLDLSLDIPSQFRQKRSKDQEPGPTCTLRDCLRSFTDLEELDETELYYCHKCKKRQKSTKKFWIQKLPKVLCLHLKRFHWTAFLRNKVDTYVEFPLRGLDMRGYLLEPENSLPGTCLYDLAAVVVHHGSGVGSGHYTAYGSHEGRWYHFNDSTVTLTNEDTVRKAKAYILFYVEKTGQGASDKTASNSAATNKPAVDTAAVDRVSSETVSQDKVAADTVATDMVLTDVEALHVNILDEKAQDTLGDVSKDTTEQDEADTSSGDAATDRDTSDKAAAEEAHQAIQTVAQ